Part of the Panicum virgatum strain AP13 chromosome 4N, P.virgatum_v5, whole genome shotgun sequence genome is shown below.
GCACGAAGGCCAGGCACGCCACCGCGGCACCTGCCACGTACAGTATCCCAGACGCGTCCGCGTCAATCCTGGCGCCGCCACCAAACTCGAACGCCACCGGGGGCACCATCACGACGTCGTGCCCCGTCACGTCGTAGCACGTGTCCAGAGGCCCCGCGGACCCCTCCGGCTGCATCGTGTAGTTGTTCATGTGACGCCTGAACTCGTCGCGCAGCGGGTAGTACGCCGCGGCCGGCATGTGGGTGATCACCGTGCCCGAGTCGATGATGACTGCCGCTTCGGAGATCGCCGCCGCGGGCACAGGGGCGGCCGCGCCGTTCACGGAGATGCTGGAGAGGTCCACCACGTATACAGAGCGTGTTCTCAGAAGCGTGAACGTCAGGTTCATTGTGACCGAAGCTCCTGCCATGGTTGGCAACTTGCTCGAGCTCTTTCCGACCTTTAGCAAAGGATCTCTGTATACTATTATAGATGCCTGCGTACTTAATCGTTATACCTGTTGGGTTATAGCATGGAGTTGACAGAGATCGTAGGTAGACACCGAAGCGGTGGCACGAAGTAATCGCCGCCCTATGGGTTTC
Proteins encoded:
- the LOC120669204 gene encoding aspartyl protease family protein At5g10770-like, with the translated sequence MAGASVTMNLTFTLLRTRSVYVVDLSSISVNGAAAPVPAAAISEAAVIIDSGTVITHMPAAAYYPLRDEFRRHMNNYTMQPEGSAGPLDTCYDVTGHDVVMVPPVAFEFGGGARIDADASGILYVAGAAVACLAFVPTDSVDLMVIGNMQQRAYNVVFDVTGGRVGFAPNGC